The proteins below are encoded in one region of Scleropages formosus chromosome 19, fSclFor1.1, whole genome shotgun sequence:
- the mmab gene encoding corrinoid adenosyltransferase MMAB produces the protein MASIVVKRVPSHFALLSSITRFRARSTLLLHSSGARSYTCASEPGSRTPKIYTKTGDKGFSSTFTGERRPKEDPVFEALGATDELSSAIGLAREFCIEQGHPFVEELDKIQCVLQDVGSNIATPLSSARESHIKKTKFTGQPVSELESWIDRYTEELPPLTSFILPSGGKSSAALHVARAVCRRAERRVASIVRTGEADTDVARFLNRLSDYLFTVARYAALKEGHQEKIYRRPQ, from the exons ATGGCTTCGATCGTTGTCAAACGTGTCCCGTCGCACTTCGCTCTGCTTTCTTCAATAACGCGCTTTCGTGCGCGCTCCACCTTACTGTTACATTCATCAGGAGCGCGCAG TTACACATGTGCATCTGAACCCGGCAGCAGGACTCCTAAGATATACACGAAAACGGGCGACAAAG GTTTCTCCAGCACGTTCACTGGAGAGAGGAGGCCGAAGGAGGACCCCGTGTTCGAAGCTTTGGGGGCAACGGATGAGCTGTCCTCAGCGATAGG attAGCCCGAGAATTTTGCATTGAACAGGGACATCCCTTCGTCGAAGAGCTGGACAAG ATCCAGTGTGTGTTGCAGGACGTGGGGTCGAACATTGCTACCCCCCTCTCTTCAGCCAGAGAAAGTCACATAA AGAAAACAAAGTTCACAGGACAGCCTGTCTCTGAGCTTGAGAGCTGGATCGACAGATACACAGAGGAGCTGCCTCCCCTCACCAGCTTCATCTTACCA TCTGGTGGGAAAagcagtgctgctctccacGTGGCCAGGGCAGTATGCCGCAGAGCTGAGCGCAG GGTTGCTTCTATTGTGCGAACAGGTGAAGCTGACACAGATGTTGCCAGATTTCTCAACAG ATTGAGTGACTACCTATTTACAGTGGCACGGTATGCAGCCCTGAAGGAGGGCCATCAGGAGAAGATCTACAGGAGACCACAGTAA